One window of the Triticum dicoccoides isolate Atlit2015 ecotype Zavitan chromosome 3B, WEW_v2.0, whole genome shotgun sequence genome contains the following:
- the LOC119276629 gene encoding salicylate carboxymethyltransferase-like, whose product MASSLLHCSDKLPFMDVETILHMKEGLDETSYAQNSSLQKRGMDTLKSLIINSATDVYISQMPERFTVADLGCSSGPNALCLVEDIIGGVGKVCCRSSQPPPEFSVLLNDLPTNDFNTIFFSLPEFTHRLKSAAKSDEWGRPMVFLSGVPGSFYGRLFPRTSVHFICSCSSLHWLSQVPPGLFDEAKTPINKGKMYISSTSPPAVSVAYRRQFQRDFSLFLKSRAAEVFPGGRMVLAMLGRQTDDCVDRRTTFLWELLSESFAALVSQGLVEQDKVDAYNVPFYAPSLQEIEVEVRLEGSFSLDYVQTYEINLSSSGDAKEDGRTVSMAIRAIQESMLSHHFGPDIVDALFHKYTQLVTESMEREEVKSVQIGVVLTRL is encoded by the coding sequence ATGGCTTCCTCTTTGCTCCACTGCTCCGACAAGCTCCCGTTCATGGACGTGGAGACCATCCTCCACATGAAAGAAGGCCTGGACGAGACCAGCTACGCGCAGAACTCTTCGCTCCAGAAAAGGGGCATGGACACCCTCAAGAGCCTCATCATCAACTCGGCAACTGACGTGTACATCTCCCAGATGCCGGAGAGGTTCACGGTGGCCGACCTCGGGTGCTCCTCGGGCCCCAACGCGCTCTGCCTGGTGGAGGACATCATCGGAGGCGTCGGCAAGGTCTGCTGCCGGTCATCGCAGCCGCCGCCGGAGTTCTCGGTGCTCCTCAACGACCTCCCGACCAACGACTTCAACACCATCTTCTTCAGCCTGCCGGAGTTCACCCACAGGCTTAAGTCCGCCGCCAAGTCCGACGAGTGGGGCCGGCCGATGGTGTTCCTCTCCGGCGTGCCCGGGTCCTTCTACGGGAGGCTGTTCCCGAGGACCAGCGTGCACTTCATCTGCTCCTGCTCCAGCCTGCACTGGCTCTCTCAGGTCCCGCCGGGCCTCTTCGACGAGGCCAAGACGCCGATCAACAAGGGGAAGATGTACATATCGAGCACGAGCCCTCCCGCCGTGTCCGTGGCCTACCGGAGGCAGTTCCAGAGGGACTTCAGCCTGTTCCTCAAGTCGCGCGCCGCCGAGGTCTTCCCCGGCGGCCGGATGGTTCTGGCCATGCTCGGCAGGCAGACCGACGACTGCGTCGACCGGAGGACGACCTTCCTGTGGGAGCTCCTCTCCGAGTCCTTCGCAGCGCTCGTGTCGCAGGGGCTGGTGGAGCAGGACAAGGTGGACGCCTACAACGTGCCGTTCTACGCGCCGTCGCTGCAGGAGATCGAGGTGGAGGTGCGGCTCGAGGGGTCCTTCAGCCTCGACTACGTGCAGACGTACGAGATCAACCTCAGCAGCAGCGGcgacgccaaggaggacggcaggaCGGTGTCCATGGCGATCAGGGCCATCCAGGAGTCCATGCTCAGCCACCACTTCGGCCCCGACATCGTCGACGCGCTGTTCCACAAGTACACACAGCTCGTCACCGAGTCCATGGAGAGGGAAGAGGTCAAGAGTGTCCAGATAGGGGTAGTCCTCACCAGGTTGTGA